The following is a genomic window from Marinobacter sp. NP-4(2019).
GTGGACGTTGCGCTGATCAACACCAACTACGCGCTGGAAGCGGGCCTGAACCCGTCGGAGGATGCGCTGGTGATTGAGGGTTCCGAATCACCCTACGTCAACATTCTGGTTGCCCGTCCGGACAACAAGGACAGCGACGCCATGCAGAAGCTCGCGAATGCCCTGAAGTCTGACGCGGTGAAGGATTTCATCATGGAGAAGTACGAGGGTGCGGTCGTTCCCGCCTTCTGATACCGCGTTCTCTATAAAAAAATGCCGGGCAAATGCCCGGCATTTTTCGTTATAGACTGCGAATGATCAGTCACCGCTCCAGTTGGAGGTGGGATCCGGCGTCATCCGCAGATAGGACCTTACCGCCCTGTGGCCCTGGGGGAAACGCTCCTTGATTTCGTCCTCGTCCTGCAACGACGGCACGATGACCACATCGCTGCCGCTTTCCCAGTTGCCCGGGGTTGCCACCTTGTGATTGTCGGTCAGTTGCAGCGAGTCAACGACCCTTAGTATCTCGTTGAAGTTACGACCGGTGCTCGCCGGGTAGGTGATGATCAGCCTTACCTTCTTGGCGGGGTCGATGACGAACAACGAACGCACGGTCAGGGTCTCATTGGCATTGGGGTGGATCATGTCATACAGGTCGGACACTTTCCGGTCATGGTCTGCGATGATCGGAAAGTTCACGGAACAGCCCTGGGTTTCGTTGATGTCCTTGATCCACTCATGGTGTGACTCAACCGGATCCACGCTCAGGGCAATGACCTTGACGTTGCGCTTTGCGAACTCGTCTTTAAGCTTGGCGGTCAGGCCCAGTTCGGTGGTGCAAACCGGTGTAAAGTCCGCAGGATGAGAAAACAGGATGCCCCAGCTGTCGCCGAGCCAGTCGTAAAAACGGATCTTGCCTTCGGTGGAGTCCTGTTCGAAATCCGGTGCGGTATCTCCCAGACGTAAACTCATAGCGTAACCTCCTTCGGTGAAGCTTATGACAACAGTATAGTCACTGAAGCACTGGATCAATTGTTGACGCCGAGTGCCTTCTCTTTCTCGAAGTGTTCACGGGTCAGTTTGAACACAATCGGGCTTAGGAACAGCAATGCAATCAGGTTGGGCAGGGCCATCATCGCGTTAAGCGTGTCTGCCAGCAACCAGATGAAGCCCAGGTTGATGGTGGCGCCAACCGGAATGGCAAGTATCCACAGCACACGGTACGGCACGATGGCTTTGACGCCAAACAGGAACTCAACGCATCGCTCCCCGTAGAACGACCAGCCGAGAATGGTGGTAAAAGCAAAGATGGCGAGCGCGATGGCTACCACGTAGTTACCAAAGCCAGGCAGGCCACCTTCGAATGCCAGTGAGGTGAGGGCCGCGCCGGTTTCGCCGGATGTCCAGGCACCGGAGGTGATGATAACCAGGCCAGTGATGCTGCAAACAATGATGGTATCGATGAAGGTGCCCAGCATGGCCACCATACCCTGGGTCACCGGGTTTTTGGTCTGTGCGGCGG
Proteins encoded in this region:
- a CDS encoding peroxiredoxin, with the protein product MSLRLGDTAPDFEQDSTEGKIRFYDWLGDSWGILFSHPADFTPVCTTELGLTAKLKDEFAKRNVKVIALSVDPVESHHEWIKDINETQGCSVNFPIIADHDRKVSDLYDMIHPNANETLTVRSLFVIDPAKKVRLIITYPASTGRNFNEILRVVDSLQLTDNHKVATPGNWESGSDVVIVPSLQDEDEIKERFPQGHRAVRSYLRMTPDPTSNWSGD